The following is a genomic window from Gigantopelta aegis isolate Gae_Host chromosome 5, Gae_host_genome, whole genome shotgun sequence.
CTACAAGAACAACAACTGCTTCCGTCTTTAGAACGCAGAAAACGTTCAAtgcaaaattgttatttatttcacccAGTTTGAAAAAATAGCGATTTTGAAAAAGTACCATttgttatatgttatatttattgtgtacgaagttgggtttaaaaaccccaaaaaacccttaCATTATCCACCACTGTAAACATAATAGATCTtcaaactaaatcagtatataaaatgttaaaacttaCTCTTTTTCCTGGTGAAGTAATATTATCTCTTGATCCAGTCAATTTCTAACAGTGACAAAATATCGCTCACAAAATGACCCAAACGAATCTTCTTTCTTCTAACAATAGTGTGAACATGGTACTCTTTTTATACTCTCAGAGACGGGTCAGTAGCTCAGTGCCGGGTTAATAGGTCAGgaccagtctaagtaggtcaatcTAAGTaagtcagggccgggtcagtagtcATGGTCACGTGACaatgtcatcaaggtcaagggaAAGTAGGTCAAGATCACAGAAAGTAAGTCGTGGGGCGCAACTACTACCATCTATGATGtagtgaaaaaatatttttcctattttaatgtattattttacaaaataaaaataaaagtataagtaaacaaaatgtattattgggaaatatttatttcaattaaaaatatatagggTTGTTACGatgtattaatgtatatgtGTTGGCGACACTCAAGTACATTTCACAATTCTGGCTCTACATTATTTTTGGTGCCGGTTATCAGTACATGTTGATAATTTATGTATAAATACTGCTTCTGTGAAAACAAGAAAACCTGCCAAACGCGATGAGCATTTATAACGTAAAGTTCGGCGACAACAATACACCCTTATATTGAGACAGCGATGCTGTggggtttgtttctttttgctttttggttgttgtgttttttaatgcGTCTCTTCTCTTGCTTCTACCAATTGCCTCTACCAGTTGCCTCAATGATCTTATGCATATCTTGAGCAATGAACATATTGGAGTAGGTTCGCTCTGTTTATGGTAACAATATTGCTCAATCGTTTCTCGCCCACAGTCGAACACAGGTAGGGTTTTCATGCTCCTCAGTCCAACGTGGACCGTTCTGCCAGACACGAAGTAGCCGGAATTGTTGCCATGATCACTGCTACTTGATTGGACACTGGAAGTAGGTCACTTAGTTCATTCTGGAACACGGAATCTACGACTTAAGCTGCGGTctttgaccggcctcgatggATCAGTCGTTAAGCCACTGGACTACAGACTGGTGACACCTTGTCCATGCTTGGACAAAATGTATTCATTCTGTGGTGATCTCTTGGAGTTTGCACTTGTACAGTATCACTTGATTCGCCAATCAATCCTTGTAGACGACAGGATGGTCGACGTCTCTGTACTCTGTCATCCCGGAAACAGAATCGCGTACCTGATATACTGTATACCCTGAAATTAACgtgtccctaaattaatgcgagtgacggtgggcagattaaaatgcgacatgaaattaatgaaatattactttcctaatAACACATCTCTGCACTTTTCAGTTAAATCCGAGTTGTAGgcgtcttcaatgagatcaactcactaacatgtcagTGTACGCATCAATTAATCCGAGTTGTAGgcgtcttcaatgagatcaactcactaacatgtcagTGTACGCATCAATTAATCCGAGTTGTAGgcgtcttcaatgagatcaactcactaacatgtcagTGTACGCATCAATTAATCCGAGTTGTAGgcgtcttcaatgagatcaactcactaacatgtcagTGTACGCATCAATTAATCCGAGTTGTAGgcgtcttcaatgagatcaactcactaacatgtcagtgtacacatcaattaatcCGAGTTGTAGgcgtcttcaatgagatcaactcactaacatgtcagTGTACGCATCAATTAATctgttcctcatatgctgttGTGTAACGGCTTGATCGTAATAACGTTCTGTTCTCTTTAGTCCCTAGTGTCCCATGTGAGATCAAATCAAAGCACATTTTTACAGCAATCATTTAACTAACGTGCATATTTACctaaatctggctaaacattagcatacatgtGCCATTACAACCGTATCTTCCTAAGGTATGCTGACAAAGTTGCAGCGAACTTGaacagaaaaaacccccaaagaaATGGTCGACCTCAGGATTAGCATGCTAAAACCCATTCATGCGCGATGACGCGTATCGGCTTTTGCTttactattggacaattagtctgtctAGCCTACGATTaattgtgctccagttgttttataaatgtattggaattttattctttgtttgttttaatagcgTGTGACACACAGCTTCCTGGACTTCCAAAGAGAGGTACCCCAAACACGAAATGAAAATCACAAATAGCATTCAGAAGAGCAGTGCTATTAGAATATGTCCTTGTCATTAGCGAATAGGAGGAGAGCTTTGATGATTTTTAGCATTTATTCTGTGACGGATTTTATTTCTTCCCATTGGCAAGAGCATCTCGTTGCACTAAGGGATTTCAGAGTCAGAACGATGTGAACTTGATCGACCATAATGTTTCTAAACATAGCGTGGCGTTTTGGACTAGCCTCCAAGAAATGTACGAACTTTTCCAATCAATCTCAAACATGGTGCCTTGCAGTGCAAGACTGAGGATGTGGCCATAACAATTATCATAAGTTCCACGTGGTGAAGGTCACATTTCAAAATACTAGTTTTGGTGCCAGATGGAATTTGAATCTTTGCCCTTCTCTTCCTTTGAAGTCATCCATATTAAGAAGTAAAGTAACATGGTTTTGTAGGAGGCACGATGAGCTGCATTAGTACCATACATAACAAATTCCTTAACCTATTTTGACTTAGTAAAGTTTAGATAATTTTGGTGTCGGACATTGATAGAAATCAAAGATACCAAACTTGAATGAATGCAATATTCTATCAAAAGTATATGAGGTAACTGATTAACTAATGTATTTTACATAACCATGaaacatgtttgaaatctagataaaaacacttacttttctgaTTAACCAGTTGTCTTCTATAGGCACTTTAGTTTTGGGTGTCggatggaaattatattttggtgtctGATGGAAATGcttttcatcagtataattttaatgaacacgTTATACCACACggacatatatataattttaaggtgCTTTCTTCATGATTATAATTCATTAAGAAATGACAGTCATGACTCTTAAAAGGAGCATTCCTGACtttacaaacatttaaacatgCCCTCTggtaaaactggatattaattgcatttttttcttatacatgtaatataaatattaatgtttgtacaccatgtgtttctggtattcctaatgtttatagtagcttaAATGTGATTTGTTTTTACGTGTAAAAACGTACTGAcggcaaaatccagtttgagctgcTAATTTGTTTGCTGCGCCATCGAAGCGTTTTCCAATTTTAAGCCAAGTCCACCAATTACTTTCTTTACCAGTGCATACAGTATTTCTCCTGTTGATTCtgacaacaagaaaaaaacccaatgaatGTCTTCTCTATTTTTCCCTCCATAATGTATCTAAGACAGAGTAAAATCCGAAGTTTCATCCATGATGATGGAAACGTATCAGTGATCAGTATGTCATTTACGATGCGTTTTTCAACAAGCTTGGAAATTATTCCCAGAATCTCATTTTGAACAGCCGCCGATGTCCACTGAGCGTGTTGGGTCAGCAATTTATCAGTGAACCATGACAGGTCCTTGCATCGTAAATGCAATAATTCCAAAAAGTTTCCTCTGTCGGATTCGGTGATATTTGACCTTTTTTCCAAGTGTTCTTGTGCTGCTATATTTTTTTGCGCAGTGAACAGCAGATTTTCGATAATGACAGAAATGGTACCTGTTGCTTGACTGCCTTGTTCATTACTTATCACTGaagtttcatgttttacattgatCCTCGATTCGATCCACTGTGCCACAACCTTCTTATGATTAGCGCTTCTTGAATGTTTCTTTAGTCTTTTCCAATTGTTAAAAACGAATCGATGTATTCTTAGTGAACTGTCGGCAAGAATAGCACACACAAAGCTAATCCATCGATGCGAGGCATACGAAACCGGCCCTAAACCACTAATGGCTGTTTCTTTCCAAAACGTCCCTCAGTTATACCCCATTCAAACTTGGTTGGTTTGGCATATCAGATAGGTTGGTGGACGACGGATCGATGGTTTCGGTTTGCAAGTCAATAATTTAACACAGACACTGTCGGCATCATCAGATTCCTGGAAGCTCGTATCAGGTTCAGGCACATTTTCCTCTATAGTCACTGGCGCTTTCGATTCATTGTCAAATGATACAGTCTCGTCTATTGGAACAGGCACCTGGTCTATAGTTGGAACAGACGACAAGATAGCGTGCTTAGTGCTAGGTCCTGGAGAAGGTTTTTTGGGGTAACCACTTTTCTTGTGAATTGCTTGGTTCGCTTCATTGATGCTGTCAATACTACATGTTGCTTCAGTGTTAGTCTGTTTCGCTTCATTGATGCTGTCAATACTACATGTTGCTTCAGTGTCAGTCTGTTTCGCTTCATTGATGCTGTCAATACCACATGTTGCTTCAGTGTCAGTCTGTTTCGCTTCATTGATGCTGTCAATACCACATGTTGCTTCAGTGTCAGTCTGTTTCGCTTCATTGATGCTGTCAATACCACATGTTGCTTCAGTGTCAGTCTGTTTCGCTTCATTGATGCTGTCAATACCACACGTTGCTTCAGTGTCAGTCTGTTTCGCTTCATTGATGCTGTCAATACCACACGTTGCTTCAGTGTCAGTCTGTTTCGCTTCATTGATGCTGTCAATACCACACGTTGCTTCAGTGTCAGTCTGTTTCGCTTCATTGATGCTGTCAATACCACACGTTGCTTCAGTGTCAGTCTGTTTCGCTTCATTGATGCTGTCAATACCACACGTTGCTTCAGTGTCAGTCTGTTTCGCTTCATTGATGCTGTCAATACCACACGTTGCTTCAGTGTCAGTCTGTTTCGCTTCATTGATGCTGTCAATACCACACGTTGCTTCAGTGTCAGTCTGTTTCGCTTCATTGATGCTGTCAATACCACACGTTGCTTCAGTGTCAGTCTGTTTCGCTTCATTGATGCTGTCAATACCACATGTTGCTTCAGTGTTAGTCTGTCAATACTACATGTTGCTTCAGTGTTAGTCTGTCAATACTACATGTTGCTTCAGTGTTAGTCTGTCAATACTACATGTTGCTTCAGTGTCAGTCTGTCAATACTACATGTTGCTTCAGTGTCAGTCTGTTTCGCTTTATTGATGCTGTCAATACTACATGTTGCTTCAGTGTTAGTCTGTCAATACTACATGTTGCTTCAGTGTCAGTCTGTTTCGCTTTATTGATGCTGTCAATACTACATGTTGCTTCAGTGTTAGTCTGTCAATACTACATGTTGCTTCAGTGTTAGTCTGTTTCGCTGTATTGATGCTGTCAATACTACATGTTGCTTCAGTGTTAGTCTGTTTCGCTGTATTGATGCTGTCAATACTACATGTTGCTTCAGTGTTAGTCTGTCAATACTACATGTTGCTTCAGTGTTAGTCTGTTTCGCTTCATTGATGCTGTCAATACTACATGTTGCTTCAGTGTTAGTCTGTTTCGCTGTATTGATGCTGTCAATACTACATGTTGCTTCAGTGTTAGTCTGTTTCGCTGTATTGATGCTGTCAATACTACATGTTGCTTCAGTGTTAGTCTGTTTCGCTTTATTGATGCTGTCAATACCACATGTTGCTTCAGTGTTAGTCTGTTTCGCTTCATTGATGCTGTCAATACTACATGTTGCTTCAGTGTTAGTCTGTTTCGCTTTATTGATGCTGTCAATACTACATGTTGCTTCAGTGTTAGTCTGTTTCGCTTTATTGATGCTGTCAATACTACATGTTGCTTCAGTGTCAGTCTGTCAATACTACATGTTGCTTCAGTGTTAGTCTGTTTCGCTTTATTGCTGCTGTCAATACTACATGTTACTTCAGTGTTAGTCTGTTTCGCTTTACTGGTGCTGTCAATACTACATGTTGCTTCAGTGTTAGTCTGTTTCGCTTTATTGCTGCTGTCAATACTACATGTTGCTTCAGTGTTAGTCTGTCAATACCACATGTTGCTTCAGTGTTAGTCTGTCAATACTACATGTTGCTTCAGTGTTAGTCTGTTTCGCTTCATTGATGCTGTCAATACCACATGTTGCTTCAGTGTTAGTCTGTTTCGCTTCATTGATGCTGTCAATACTACATGTTGCTTCAGTGTTAGTCTGTTTCGCTTCATTGATGCTGTCAATACTACATGTTGCTTCAGTGTTAGTCTGTTTCGCTTCATTGATGCTGTCAATACTACATGTTGCTTCAGTGTTAGTCTGTTTCGCTTCATTGATGCTGTCAATACTACATGTTGCTTCAGTGTTAGTCTATTTCGCTTTATTGCCGAAAAACCTACTCGGCTGTGATTGACCACTCTCGACCACGATAATAAATGTCACTTGTTCATCTTTGTGGCGCGTGACTGTCTTTTTATAATCGGATTCAATTTCTTTGGAACACATTTGGCAGATGGCACGTTGGCAGTAATGCCGCCTtatgttgtttctttgtgtCCATTAATCCCATGCCATCCTTTGTGGATTCCAGGATATGAATTTGAAGAGTGACATTTGTGGAAAAAATATCACATGACTATCAAATACAGTACTAATGGGATCAAGAAACAATCGTAGTCTGACTGGAGACTCAGGGCCGGATTAACGGTTGGCTAATGTGGCGCACATACTCCCAACATTTTGGGACCTCGCCTTTGGCATTAGCCTATTATTTTAAAGCTACAAGACCTCATAGcgtcagaatttttttttttgtatttgacATTATTTATCTcatcatatactcttcaaaaaaagaaacttgatattgattttcaaaagtttaataataaaacaaatcctAGTAGACATGCTACAAGCAACCAAAGATCAAGACGCCATGGGAAGGGGGTTGCTCTGTACATGTCCAAAACAGTATCTCTGGGAATCCACCTGAAACGTGTACACAGGCATAAGTGTGACATAGGGGTGAgcaaaatgtcagtatcggtTATGACCACCACGAGCCCTGATGACAGCTTGACAACGCGACgcatggaaagaaagaagtgttttatttaacgacgcactcaacacattttatttacggttatatggcgtcagacatatggttaaggaccacacatatttttttagaggaaacccgctgtcgccacataggctactcttttacgacaggcagcaagggatcttttatttgcgcttcccacaggcaggatagcacaaaccatggcctttgttgaaccagttatggatcactggtcggtgcaagtggtttacacctacccattgagccttgcgcagcactcactcagggtttggagtcggtatctggattaaaaattccatgcctcgactgggatccgaacccggtacctaccagcctgtagaccgatggcctgccacgacgccaccgcgGCCGGTCACGCGAcgcatggaagcaatcaaacgTTGCACAACACATTGTGAAATGTTCTGCCACTCATACTGCAGTGCCGTAAGAAGTTGCATAAGTGTCTGGGGTGGTGGATTCCTCCTGGCGCACACGCTGATCCAGTGCATCCC
Proteins encoded in this region:
- the LOC121372993 gene encoding uncharacterized protein LOC121372993, translated to MPRLTSAQRNNAIGKLQAGATQQAVARHFGVSKQTISALWACINEAKQTDTEATCGIDSINEAKQTDTEATCGIDSINEAKQTDTEATCGIDSINEAKQTDTEATCGIDSINEAKQTDTEATCGIDSINEAKQTDTEATCGIDSINEAKQTDTEATCGIDSINEAKQTDTEATCGIDSINEAKQTDTEATCGIDSINEAKQTDTEATCGIDSINEAKQTDTEATCGIDSINEAKQTDTEATCSIDSINEAKQTNTEATCSIDSINEANQAIHKKSGYPKKPSPGPSTKHAILSSVPTIDQVPVPIDETVSFDNESKAPVTIEENVPEPDTSFQESDDADSVCVKLLTCKPKPSIRRPPTYLICQTNQV